One Panicum virgatum strain AP13 chromosome 3N, P.virgatum_v5, whole genome shotgun sequence DNA segment encodes these proteins:
- the LOC120666164 gene encoding uncharacterized protein LOC120666164, producing MAGGGLLGGAFWATRALEVVKRNDGPGLLWKRIKLTTTRKNNAKKRLKRLWQNEAVIRACAQSESPSASDTASAAAKQQ from the exons ATGGCGGGCGGGGGCCTGCTCGGGGGCGCGTTCTGGGCGACGCGGGCGCTGGAGGTGGTGAAGAGGAACGACGGGCCGGGCCTGCTGTGGAAGCGCATCAAGCTCACCACCACCCGGAAGAACAACGCCAAGAAGCGCCTCAAGAGGCTCTGGCAG aaTGAGGCGGTTATAAGGGCCTGTGCGCAATCAGAATCGCCATCAGCATCAGACACCGCTTCCGCAGCTGCGAAACAGCAGTAG